The proteins below come from a single Hippocampus zosterae strain Florida chromosome 5, ASM2543408v3, whole genome shotgun sequence genomic window:
- the LOC127600495 gene encoding CTP synthase 1-like, which yields MCSRLISYATMKYILVTGGVISGIGKGIIASSVGTLLKSCGLHVTAIKIDPYINIDAGTFSPYEHGEVFVLDDGGEVDLDLGNYERFLDIRLTRDNNLTTGKIYQSVINKERRGDYLGKTVQVVPHITDAIQEWVMNQAKVPVDGDGVEPQVCVIELGGTVGDIESMPFIEAFRQFQFKVKRENFCNIHVSLVPQPNTTGEQKTKPTQNSVRELRGLGLSPDLIMCRCATPLETAVKEKISMFCHVEPTQVICVHDVSSVYRVPLLLEDQGVVSYFCHRLNLPVEMRPRKMLSKWKEMAERSDRLLQHVSIALVGKYTKLSDSYTSVIKALEHSALAISHKLEVKYIDSADLEQATLQEEPVKYHEAWQKLCSSDGVLVPGGFGVRGTEGKILAINWARKQNKPFLGVCLGMQLAVCEFARNVLGWEDANSTEFNPDSKYPVVIDMPEHNPGQMGGTMRLGLRRTIFKTKNSVLRKLYGDADHVDERHRHRFEVNPELKHHFEEKGLQFVGQDVEGERMEIIQLEDHCYFIGVQYHPEFTSRPIKPSPPYFGLLLASAGKLQSYLAKGCRLSPRDTYSDRSGGSSPDVDIAELKFPSLS from the exons ATCTCCTATGCCACTATGAAGTACATCCTAGTCACCGGCGGTGTGATTTCCGGCATCGGCAAGGGCATCATCGCCAGCAGCGTGGGCACGCTCCTCAAGTCATGCGGCCTTCACGTCACAGCCATCAAAATTGACCCGTACATCAACATAGACGCCGGAACTTTCTCGCCTTATGAGCACG GTGAGGTTTTTGTGCTGGATGATGGCGGTGAGGTGGATCTGGACTTGGGCAACTACGAGCGTTTCTTGGATATCCGCCTGACGAGGGACAACAACCTGACCACGGGGAAGATCTACCAGTCGGTCATCAacaaggagaggagaggagattaCCTGGGCAAGACCGTGCAAG TGGTTCCTCACATCACCGATGCGATCCAGGAGTGGGTGATGAATCAGGCCAAGGTTCCCGTGGACGGGGATGGGGTCGAGCCTCAAGTTTGTGTCATAGAG CTGGGGGGCACGGTGGGAGACATCGAGAGCATGCCGTTCATTGAGGCCTTCAGGCAGTTTCAATTCAAGGTGAAGAGGGAGAACTTCTGCAACATCCACGTGAGCCTCGTGCCGCAG cCAAACACGACAGGAGAGCAGAAAACCAAGCCGACACAAAACAGCGTGCGGGAGCTCAGAGGCCTCGGCTTGTCTCCCGACCTG ATCATGTGCCGCTGCGCAACGCCCTTGGAAACGGCGGTGAAGGAGAAGATCTCCATGTTTTGTCACGTGGAGCCCACTCAG GTGATCTGTGTCCACGATGTGAGTTCGGTGTACCGAGTGCCTCTGCTGTTGGAGGACCAGGGCGTTGTCAGCTACTTCTGCCACAGGCTCAACCTGCCCGTGGAGATGAGGCCCAGGAAGATGCTCTCCAAATGGAAGGAGATGGCCGAGAG ATCCGACCGTCTGCTGCAGCACGTTTCCATCGCGCTGGTGGGGAAATACACAAAGCTGTCGGACTCGTACACGTCCGTCATCAAGGCCCTGGAGCACTCGGCGCTCGCCATCAGTCACAAGCTGGAAGTCAAG TACATAGACTCGGCCGACCTGGAGCAGGCCACTTTGCAGGAGGAGCCGGTGAAATATCACGAGGCCTGGCAAAAACTCTGCAGTTCCGA CGGCGTGTTGGTGCCTGGCGGTTTTGGTGTGAGAGGCACAGAAGGCAAGATCTTGGCGATAAACTGGGCAAGAAAACAGAATAAACCCTTCCTAG GTGTGTGTCTGGGCATGCAGCTGGCTGTTTGCGAGTTCGCCCGCAACGTTCTCGGCTGGGAAG ACGCCAACTCCACGGAGTTCAACCCGGACTCCAAGTACCCTGTG GTGATCGACATGCCAGAGCATAACCCGGGCCAGATGGGAGGCACGATGCGGCTCGGCCTGAGGCGCACCATcttcaaaaccaaaaacagTGTGCTGA GAAAACTCTACGGAGACGCGGACCACGTTGACGAGCGGCACAGACACCGATTTGAG GTGAACCCTGAGCTCAAGCACCACTTTGAAGAGAAAGGCCTGCAGTTTGTCGGGCAGGACGTGGAGGGGGAGCGGATGGAGATCATTCAGTTGGAGG ACCATTGCTACTTCATCGGAGTGCAGTATCACCCCGAGTTCACCTCCAGGCCCATCAAACCGTCCCCGCCCTACTTCGGCCTCCTCCTGGCTTCCGCCGGAAAACTCCAGAGCTACTTGGCTAAGGGTTGCCGGCTGTCTCCACG GGACACATACAGCGACCGCAGCGGAGGCAGCTCTCCCGACGTGGACATCGCCGAGCTCAAGTTCCCGTCCTTGTCGTGA
- the LOC127600630 gene encoding ras-related protein Rab-39B-like, protein MDPSLWQYQFRIIMLGDSTVGKSSLLKRFTEDQFLEAIDETVGVDFYVHFMEVEPGVRIKLQFWDTAGQERFRSVTRSYYRNSVGGLLVFDLTNRASFEHIRDWHAEVCEHVLPHRVLFVLAGHKSDCDGQAKRAVSRDEAEKLAAVMGIPYVEASAKTGHNVKETFELLARRIYKGLASGEVDLHEGWDGVKCAAPLALQGRRSSLARKNKKKCCD, encoded by the exons ATGGACCCCAGCCTGTGGCAGTACCAGTTCCGCATCATCATGTTGGGCGACTCGACGGTGGGCAAGTCGTCGCTGCTCAAACGCTTCACGGAGGACCAGTTTCTCGAGGCCATCGATGAGACGGTTGGGGTGGACTTCTACGTTCACTTTATGGAGGTGGAACCCGGCGTCCGGATCAAGTTGCAGTTCTGGGACACTGCCGGTCAGGAGCGCTTCAG GTCGGTGACGCGCTCCTACTACCGCAACTCAGTGGGAGGCCTTCTGGTCTTTGACCTGACCAACCGCGCGTCCTTCGAGCACATCCGGGACTGGCACGCCGAGGTGTGCGAGCATGTGCTGCCCCACCGGGTCCTGTTTGTCCTGGCGGGCCACAAGAGCGATTGTGACGGCCAAGCCAAGCGGGCGGTGAGCCGCGACGAGGCCGAGAAGCTGGCCGCCGTCATGGGCATACCCTACGTGGAGGCCTCGGCCAAGACGGGCCACAACGTCAAGGAGACCTTCGAGCTGCTGGCCCGCCGGATTTACAAGGGACTGGCGAGCGGGGAGGTGGATCTGCACGAGGGCTGGGATGGAGTCAAGTGCGCTGCGCCGCTCGCTCTGCAGGGACGCAGGAGCAGCCTGGCccgaaagaacaaaaagaaatgcTGTGACTAG
- the LOC127600660 gene encoding transcription initiation factor TFIID subunit 12 produces the protein MANSTATAVKVMGAPGPAGRSSPEGSQVLSKKKLQDLVREIDPNEQLDEDVEEMLLQIADDFIESVVTAACQLARHRKSNSLEVKDVQLHLERQWNMWIPGYGSDEIRPFKKACTTEAHKQRMALIRKTTKK, from the exons ATGGCCAACAGCACCGCGACGGCAGTAAAGGTTATGGGAGCACCCGGTCCTGCGGGCAGAAGCAGCCCCGAAGGATCTCAG GTGCTGAGCAAGAAGAAGCTTCAAGACCTGGTGAGAGAAATCGACCCCAACGAGCAGCTGGACGAGGACGTCGAGGAG ATGCTGCTGCAGATCGCCGACGACTTCATTGAGAGCGTGGTGACGGCCGCTTGTCAGCTGGCACGCCATCGCAAATCCAACAGCTTGGAGGTCAAAGACGTCCAGTTGCATCTCG AACGTCAATGGAACATGTGGATCCCAGGTTACGGGTCGGATGAGATCCGGCCCTTTAAGAAGGCTTGCACCACAGAGGCTCACAAACAG aGGATGGCCCTGATCCGCAAGACGACCAAAAAGTAG
- the LOC127600598 gene encoding hemicentin-2-like, with product MDLFFVAFCLGMASLVDGDLLIRGPNQSVMEGESVTLECLYSQNEYNISHVRFESFSQMLQMWHSVWPASWCFYNMNVEQVDDKMVLHVSHVASFFEGLFRCVSDDGALSAPNNVSKTLSLKVNYLGQVYLSREGYSSFLGLSQEIRVQKGDDVTLKCSASCSEEPDYRWYKEGNDWILPSPVMTLRKVSPADSGVYTCVVEHPSASLSKMRNISLVVLPEDASWFETHTGRLVLMTSLVAIGSLSLLVAALSVCIYRRKKRAETRPIDDRSQTNPIYKDSKEALHSSCGDKQPLVAV from the exons ATGGATTTATTCTTTGTCGCTTTTTGCCTTGGAATGGCCTCCCTAGTGGATG GTGACTTGCTTATTCGAGGCCCAAACCAGAGCGTTATGGAAGGTGAAAGTGTGACGCTGGAGTGCCTGTACTCACAAAATGAGTACAACATCAGTCATGTAAGATTTGAAAGCTTCTCCCAG ATGCTCCAAATGTGGCACTCGGTGTGGCCGGCCTCTTGGTGCTTCTACAATATGAATGTGGAGCAAGTGGATGACAAGATGGTGTTGCATGTTTCCCACGTTGCCTCGTTTTTTGAGGGGCTCTTTCGTTGCGTGTCGGATGACGGCGCATTGAGCGCGCCGAACAACGTCTCCAAGACGCTGTCCTTAAAAGTGAACT ACTTGGGACAGGTGTATCTTTCCAGAGAGGGCTACAGCAGCTTCCTGGGTCTGTCACAGGAGATTCGTGTACAGAAAGGAGACGACGTGACGCTCAAGTGCTCGGCCAGCTGTTCGGAAGAGCCCGACTATCGTTGGTACAAGGAG GGCAACGACTGGATCCTGCCCTCGCCGGTGATGACGCTGAGGAAAGTGAGCCCCGCGGACAGTGGCGTGTACACGTGCGTGGTCGAACACCCCAGCGCCTCGCTCAGCAAAATGCGCAACATAAGCCTCGTCGTTCTGCCCG AAGACGCCAGTTGGTTCGAGACCCACACGGGCCGTCTGGTGCTGATGACGTCCTTGGTGGCGATCGGCAGCCTCTCGCTGCTCGTGGCCGCCTTGAGTGTGTGCATCTACCGCAGGAAAAAGCGAGCCGAGACCAGACCCAT TGATGACAGATCCCAGACCAATCCCATCTACAAGGACAGCAAAGAAGCTCTCCACTCCAGCTGCGGAGACAAACAGCCTCTTGTCGCTGTGTGA